In Halomarina salina, one DNA window encodes the following:
- a CDS encoding glycosyl transferase family 2, with translation MEYVQERVTTLHDFADPVPDAPVDRASVVVPMTEREYASLAAEGVLSTLESLAPARVVVALRADADRVADAADWLAGFDLDTDLVWCDGPRVADLLATAGLDGQRGKGRDVWLALGAALANDTEYVVVHDADTTNYSERHVTRLLFPLAHDHQFAKGYYARVEDERLYGRLFRLFYAPLVRALDARHDAPLLDYLDAFRYALAGEFAATRDLAATLRVQRGWGLEVGTLGDAFEYAGFEGTAQVDLGFHEHDHRAVSGPSGLGTMSEEVGDALFHALADAGLALDFETLPDAYREAADALVRQYATDAAFNGFDADPLAEREQVDEYAASVRPPATDDRLPAWDDAPVAPETVRETAAADVEDAR, from the coding sequence ATGGAGTACGTTCAGGAGCGGGTCACGACGCTCCACGACTTCGCCGACCCGGTCCCCGACGCGCCGGTCGACCGCGCGAGCGTCGTCGTCCCGATGACCGAACGCGAGTACGCCAGCCTGGCCGCCGAGGGCGTCCTGTCCACGCTCGAATCGCTCGCCCCCGCCCGCGTCGTCGTCGCGTTGCGGGCGGACGCCGACCGGGTCGCGGACGCCGCGGACTGGCTGGCCGGGTTCGACCTCGACACGGACCTCGTCTGGTGTGACGGCCCGCGCGTCGCGGACCTGCTCGCCACTGCCGGTCTCGACGGCCAGCGCGGGAAGGGCCGGGACGTCTGGCTGGCGCTCGGCGCGGCCCTGGCGAACGACACCGAGTACGTCGTCGTCCACGACGCGGATACGACGAACTACAGCGAGCGACACGTCACTCGGCTCCTGTTCCCGCTCGCCCACGACCACCAGTTCGCGAAGGGCTACTACGCCCGCGTCGAGGACGAGCGACTGTACGGCCGCCTCTTCCGGCTGTTCTACGCGCCGCTCGTCCGGGCGCTCGACGCGCGTCACGACGCGCCGCTCCTCGACTACCTCGACGCCTTTCGCTACGCGCTGGCCGGGGAGTTCGCCGCGACGCGTGACCTCGCGGCGACCCTTCGCGTCCAGCGCGGGTGGGGCCTCGAAGTCGGGACGCTCGGCGACGCGTTCGAGTACGCCGGCTTCGAGGGGACCGCGCAGGTGGACCTCGGGTTCCACGAACACGACCACCGCGCCGTCTCCGGGCCGAGCGGCCTCGGCACGATGAGCGAGGAAGTGGGCGACGCGCTGTTCCACGCGCTCGCCGACGCCGGCCTCGCGCTCGACTTCGAGACGCTCCCCGACGCCTACCGCGAGGCGGCCGACGCGCTCGTCCGCCAGTACGCGACCGACGCCGCGTTCAACGGGTTCGACGCCGACCCGCTCGCCGAGCGCGAGCAGGTCGACGAGTACGCCGCGTCGGTGCGCCCGCCCGCGACGGACGACCGACTCCCGGCGTGGGACGACGCGCCCGTCGCACCCGAGACGGTCCGCGAGACGGCCGCGGCCGACGTGGAGGACGCGCGATGA
- a CDS encoding MFS transporter — protein sequence MSRRQVFGSLCAMVFLVNLARIVFAPLVVPLEQEFGVTASTLGIITGLTWFGSAIPRFPVGYLLTKVSRETVVLLSGVVLTASAVYTALAPSFSVDLAGQTLTLTPVGSLMLGAFFLGTASGGYFLSANPLLSELFPSRVGRVMGVHGAASQFAAVGAAPIVVAVLAVADWRTTFYLLAAVSALVTVVTYLVGRTLETTSGTPDRDLLSAARTQWRLIVAGIAFVAVTGLVWNGVFNFYVKYLIEAKSLSDPAANTLLTVLFAAGIPAFVVGGDLVERLPKVPLLIGISTTFAVSLLALSAVSGFVAIAALSVVVGFVIHMLFPAADTYMLSSTPDHQRASTYAVFSGTMMLPQAVGSVAFGALLDAGFAWESLVSGAAVTVLAVMGVLFACYQFGLLPERAVRPDPSPARSSMAADPVCNDD from the coding sequence GTGTCTCGTCGTCAGGTGTTCGGTTCCCTCTGCGCGATGGTGTTCCTCGTCAACCTCGCGCGTATCGTGTTCGCCCCCCTCGTCGTCCCCCTCGAACAGGAGTTCGGGGTGACGGCCTCGACCCTCGGTATCATCACCGGGCTGACGTGGTTCGGGTCGGCCATCCCCCGGTTCCCGGTCGGCTACCTGCTGACGAAGGTCTCGCGCGAGACGGTCGTGTTGCTGTCGGGCGTCGTCCTCACCGCCTCGGCGGTGTACACCGCGCTCGCGCCGTCGTTCTCGGTCGACCTCGCGGGGCAGACGCTCACGCTCACGCCCGTCGGGTCGCTGATGCTCGGCGCGTTCTTCCTCGGCACGGCCAGCGGGGGGTACTTCCTCTCGGCGAACCCGCTGCTGAGCGAACTGTTCCCCTCGCGGGTCGGTCGGGTGATGGGCGTCCACGGCGCGGCGAGCCAGTTCGCCGCCGTCGGGGCCGCGCCCATCGTCGTCGCCGTCCTCGCGGTCGCGGACTGGCGGACGACGTTCTACCTGCTGGCGGCCGTCTCGGCGCTGGTGACGGTCGTCACGTACCTGGTCGGTCGGACGCTGGAGACGACGAGCGGGACCCCCGACCGCGACCTTCTCAGTGCGGCCCGGACCCAGTGGCGACTCATCGTCGCCGGTATCGCGTTCGTCGCGGTCACGGGACTCGTCTGGAACGGGGTGTTCAACTTCTACGTCAAGTACCTCATCGAGGCGAAGTCGCTGTCGGACCCCGCGGCGAACACCCTGCTGACGGTGCTGTTCGCGGCGGGCATCCCCGCGTTCGTCGTCGGCGGTGACCTCGTCGAGCGCCTGCCGAAGGTGCCGCTGCTCATCGGTATCTCGACGACGTTCGCCGTCTCGCTGCTCGCGCTGTCGGCGGTGTCGGGGTTCGTCGCCATCGCCGCCCTCAGCGTCGTCGTCGGGTTCGTCATCCACATGCTGTTCCCCGCGGCGGACACCTACATGCTCTCGTCCACTCCTGACCACCAGCGCGCGAGCACCTACGCGGTGTTCAGCGGGACGATGATGCTCCCGCAGGCGGTCGGGTCGGTCGCGTTCGGTGCGCTCCTCGACGCGGGGTTCGCGTGGGAGTCGCTCGTGTCGGGGGCGGCGGTCACCGTCCTCGCCGTCATGGGCGTCCTGTTCGCCTGCTACCAGTTCGGTCTCCTCCCCGAGCGCGCGGTGCGGCCCGACCCCTCGCCGGCGCGGTCGTCGATGGCCGCCGACCCGGTCTGTAACGACGACTGA
- a CDS encoding HVO_0758 family zinc finger protein, with the protein MESVRKGLRAGDIEKDTYERLVCATCEEPLDTKSDPDEVGKLRTCSECGTEWRQLG; encoded by the coding sequence ATGGAATCCGTTCGGAAGGGCCTCCGGGCCGGCGACATCGAGAAGGACACCTACGAGCGACTGGTCTGTGCGACCTGCGAGGAGCCGCTCGACACGAAGTCGGACCCCGACGAGGTCGGCAAGCTCCGGACCTGCTCCGAGTGTGGCACCGAGTGGCGACAGCTCGGCTGA
- a CDS encoding aldo/keto reductase, which translates to MVTKEATWAYRNEFPEFARTYFRRFGEGVVSSVGLGTYLGDPTDAVDERYEETVRRAVEHGINVVDTAINYRHQRSERAVGRALEAARTDREAVMVATKGGFVPFDGERPDDPGAYIREEYVDSGIAESSAFARNVHCIAPDYIDDQLDRSLENLALDCVDLYYVHNPETQLETNSREDVYDQLEATFTRLEERAAAGDIRHYGVATWQALRVAPDHDQHLSLSELVDRARSASDAAGTEATHFRAVQLPFNVHMADAFTVAAHDSVEGPQSALRFAHESGLSAFTSASIGQGELAQEGAIPDAVDERLAGDTPAQRAINFARSAPGVTCSLVGASSVDHLDENLAAGTFEPMGANAFDETFE; encoded by the coding sequence ATGGTCACGAAGGAGGCGACGTGGGCGTACCGCAACGAGTTCCCCGAGTTCGCGCGGACGTACTTCCGGCGGTTCGGCGAGGGCGTCGTGTCGAGCGTCGGTCTCGGCACCTACCTCGGCGACCCGACCGACGCCGTCGACGAGCGCTACGAGGAGACGGTCCGTCGCGCGGTCGAACACGGCATCAACGTCGTCGATACGGCCATCAACTACCGCCACCAGCGGTCGGAGCGCGCGGTCGGGCGAGCGCTGGAGGCCGCACGTACCGACCGCGAGGCCGTCATGGTCGCGACGAAGGGCGGTTTCGTCCCGTTCGACGGAGAACGACCCGACGACCCAGGGGCCTACATCCGCGAGGAGTACGTCGACAGCGGCATCGCGGAGTCCTCGGCGTTCGCCCGCAACGTCCACTGCATCGCGCCCGACTACATCGACGACCAGCTGGACCGCTCGCTGGAGAACCTGGCCCTCGACTGCGTCGACCTCTACTACGTCCACAACCCGGAGACGCAACTGGAGACGAACTCGCGCGAGGACGTCTACGACCAGCTAGAGGCGACGTTCACGCGCCTCGAAGAGCGCGCGGCGGCGGGCGACATCCGTCACTACGGCGTGGCGACGTGGCAGGCGCTCCGGGTCGCGCCGGACCACGACCAGCACCTCTCGCTGTCGGAGCTGGTCGACCGGGCGCGGTCGGCCAGCGACGCGGCGGGGACGGAGGCGACGCACTTCCGTGCCGTGCAGTTGCCGTTCAACGTCCACATGGCCGACGCGTTCACCGTGGCGGCCCACGACTCGGTCGAGGGGCCACAGAGCGCGCTCCGATTCGCCCACGAGTCGGGGCTGAGTGCGTTCACGAGCGCGTCCATCGGACAGGGAGAGCTCGCGCAGGAGGGGGCGATTCCGGACGCCGTCGACGAACGGTTGGCGGGCGACACGCCCGCGCAGCGAGCCATCAACTTCGCGCGCTCGGCACCGGGGGTGACCTGCTCGCTCGTCGGGGCGAGTTCGGTCGACCATCTGGACGAGAATCTCGCTGCGGGGACGTTCGAACCGATGGGGGCGAACGCGTTCGACGAGACGTTCGAGTGA
- a CDS encoding SDR family oxidoreductase — protein sequence MRVVVLGAGYVGLELCRRLATDHDVTGVRRSDEGIAAVEATGASAVRADVTDDTELSVVPDCDVLVFAASSGGRGAEAAREVYVDGLRTVTEHFAARPSPPERLVYTSSTSVYGDHGGEWVDEETPLDPQTEKTEVLVEAERVAREEAPEHGIDGTVVRFAGLYGPDRYRLERYVEGPVTEGYLNMLHRDDAAGVLRFVVDTDPDDEVLLAVDDEPVDRWSLADWLADECGVEPPEKRTTEERLDEDDLSDAARRRLQTSKRCSNDRLHELGYGFEYPTYRAGYRAAIEAYRADIDLAE from the coding sequence ATGAGGGTCGTCGTCCTCGGCGCGGGCTACGTCGGCCTCGAACTGTGTCGCCGACTCGCGACCGACCACGACGTGACCGGCGTCAGGCGCTCGGACGAGGGCATCGCGGCCGTCGAGGCCACCGGCGCGAGCGCGGTCCGGGCGGACGTCACCGACGACACCGAACTGTCGGTCGTCCCGGACTGCGACGTGCTGGTGTTCGCCGCGTCGTCGGGAGGCCGTGGAGCCGAGGCCGCCCGCGAGGTGTACGTCGACGGGCTCCGCACGGTGACCGAGCACTTCGCGGCCCGGCCGTCGCCACCGGAGCGACTCGTCTACACTTCCTCGACGAGCGTCTACGGCGACCACGGCGGCGAGTGGGTCGACGAGGAGACGCCCCTCGACCCGCAGACCGAGAAGACGGAGGTGCTGGTCGAGGCGGAGCGCGTCGCGCGCGAGGAGGCTCCGGAGCACGGTATCGACGGCACCGTCGTGCGGTTCGCTGGGTTGTACGGTCCCGACCGCTACCGACTGGAGCGGTACGTCGAGGGGCCGGTGACGGAAGGGTACCTGAACATGCTCCACCGCGACGACGCGGCGGGCGTCCTCCGGTTCGTCGTCGACACCGACCCGGACGACGAGGTGCTGCTGGCGGTCGACGACGAACCGGTCGACCGCTGGTCGCTGGCCGACTGGCTGGCCGACGAGTGCGGCGTCGAACCCCCCGAGAAACGCACTACAGAGGAACGACTCGACGAGGACGACCTCTCCGACGCCGCCCGTCGCCGCCTGCAGACGAGCAAGCGCTGCTCGAACGACCGCCTCCACGAACTGGGCTACGGGTTCGAGTACCCGACGTATCGAGCGGGGTACCGAGCGGCTATCGAGGCGTACCGCGCCGACATCGACCTCGCGGAGTAA